From the genome of Astyanax mexicanus isolate ESR-SI-001 chromosome 3, AstMex3_surface, whole genome shotgun sequence:
agttatttttctaaatattttcttttcttttaccaatgaattccaagtaatacatttttattgactgtaacaatttactttatgagatacatttaagttttttattatttatttattttaaatattaaaattgtgtaattgaagagccgagattcagcaatggacgcgttgcggtactgagaatttcacactaaattataaaaaatacataatttaaaatatcacaatgtctacttttaatcacttccaatatagcctttgatgagatgtttataaaccagtgtttcccaaattgatagcatttacctgttcatcacactccttaatgccacctcattagtctgatttcgtgagaatcacccacctatgccaatgggtgtggtgttccagaagtgaggtgtgtttatgtaaatttctggcgtgtttctatcttgggggtgggaaatacaggtgcgccactgactgattaaaaccctgacagctttttttttttttttttttttctaataaaccctcacaataccaaagacgcacgacatgccctaaatccagctgcatgttacgcaattgactggtgcactatagattgctaaaattggaccccaagacttttaatagtggaaacacagaaataaaataatgtataactCACCCTATGTTCAGTATACATGATCTGTATTAAtaagtatatttcattatatctctattataaacatataacattgattttttttaattttatatattatttagtttctaataaAAGTTAATTTCTTATTCCACCTCAAATTAGGTGAAGAATACTAAAATGCATTTTCTGTTTAATATACTTAATGAAAATGCACAATAAATATACTTTCTGTCTATTTccattaaatgcatttttaagcaatatgctttaaatgatatgctgtgttgatagaaaatatatgtagtgacaataaatactgcttaaagtgcactttaatgtCATGAATCCactgtacacaatatgtgcatcaatctGCAAagtaatatatttacaatatacttcgaGTGTATtacaaatgatgtttaaaaatacatattctaCTTAAGATTGCAGaagatatatgaaaaaaaaatactcaaaagcacaacctaatatTTTTATGTTGCCGTAAGTTGTTTTACAATagaacatttagtatgtatttaagtatgtattcatttttttgctaaaaatatgtactttttttatgttatttatatttttttaaatatatacttatatgcacttttcttttacaaaggCTAATAAATGTTACACAAACAAGGTATCATTTTAGGGcttgttgtttgtttatataaCAATCCCAATCTTGAACAAATTGGTCTTCAGTGTCAAGCACATGTCTGCAGTTGAAGCTGTGCTCTATTGTGGAGCCCCTAAAAGAAAAAACAGACTACTACAGCTGTGCAGGAGTTTAAATGTTAAATCGTCTAATAGTGATATAAAGGATAGGAATCTCAAACTCTGGAAATATTAACCTTAAAAGTGCTATAGTTTGCAACACAGGAAAAAAAGGATTGGTTTAATTTTAAAAGTGTAAGTTACAGGAAAGCGAGATATAGCTAATTAGTTTACAACATTTGTTAGACTTATACTGTTGCGTGGACAGCAATACAGAGACTTGGTATTCTCAAGGTGTTCCAGAGAAACAAGATAAGAAGATTAGGAGCCAAGAGTCTTTTAAGCATTGGAGCGTCTCTTCCACTTTTACTGCCAACCATAACAAAGCACAGGCTCGGTGGAGGTCATGTACATGCTTTTAATCTCATTTTAGAAGCTTTTGGATTGGTATCTGTGTTTGCTGATCTTTGGAATGCGAGTTATGCCATCATTTCTACCTTTGACATGTCTATGAAATACTtttaaatatggattttttttaatcctCCTTGTAAGAATGTTTATCCTGATCCTTAATCCATTTTTTTCATTCTGATTTTCCTTTTTGTAGAACCAAAACCAGCGTGGAATGAGTGGAATATTTCGTCTTCACTGATGCCTCCCAAGGTTCTCCCACCTATTTCCCAATGGAGCGTGACTTTCTACAACAGGAAAGGGAAATCTAGCTGCTGACGGTTAGGACACTTCCCTAACCCTGACCTTTTTCCTGAGCAATGCCCTCTGAGGAGTGTGAGGGCCTTGGGCAGAATGTCTCGTTTTTCTACTCTCAGACTAATAAGACCATCAGCGAACAGTGGAAGTCGATCGACTTTGTGGTGGTGGGGCTCGGGGTCCCGGTCTGCTTCCTCATCATCCTCGCCAACCTGATGGTGATGGTGGCCATCCTCGTGAACCGCAGCTTCCACTACCCCGTCTACTACCTGCTGGGGAACATGGCGGCCGCCGACCTCTTCGCTGGGATCTCCTACTTCAATCTCATATTTCACACTGGCCCGTGGACCATCACGCTGAGCCAGCAGCAGTGGTTCGTCCGCGGAGCTCTGATAGAGATGAGCCTGACCGCCTCTGTGCTCAACCTGCTGGCCGTGGCTTTAGAGCGCCATCAGACCATCTTCACCATGCAGCTCCACAGCACCATGTCCAACCGCCGCGTGCTGCTGCTCATCGTGTTCATCTGGGTGGTGGCCATCATCATGGGCCTGGTGCCCACCATGGGCTGGAACTGTGTGTGCCAGACCTCCCTGTGCTCCACCGTGGCTCCGCTCTACTCTCGGAGCTTCCTGGTGTTCTGGGCCTTGCTCAACCTCCTCACCTTCTCCATCATGGTGGCCATTTATACGCGCATTTTTGTGTATGTTCGGCGGAAGAACCAGAGCATGACGCTGTGCATGGTCCAGGACAAGACCGGGGACACACTCGTGAGCCTCATGAAGACCGTCTCCATGATTCTGGgtaagaatcttttttttttttttttttgtctgtttgcttgtactgggttgccagatatgTCTGACAAAGGCCTGTTACGATAATCATATCGATTTTTCTGTACTGACCTGCCgtacaaaaaaaagtgtgtatatataataaacCTTATCTATATAGCatctttcatacataaaaatgcatcttaaagtgctttacaattaaattaagtaaaacagaaaactttacaaaaaataagtaatataaaacgactaaaaacaattaaaaagtaaaggtttaatgaaatatttaatacaaatgtaACCTAGGTGTGCTAGTGGAAGGGGATTCTAGTCTAAGAAAAGGAGTTAGGTCTAAAGTTCTGGCTCGCCACCCTTTCTAAAACAAGGGAATTATATTCTTTCAACTCAATTATTTTTGTGGATCTGTTAAATTTCTCCCAGTACTACTTATATTTACCTAGGCTAGGCTCGCAAAATAGacatgttactttaataaattgcACCCCATCAACAAGAAAATGACAGAATTGAATAACTGGTACAAAAAATGGTTTGTATTTAAAGTATACTGAGTCTTGGTTTTCGTTTTTTTCTTAAAATGGATAAATAAGATTCACCCTTTCGGAAGTAGATTCACATTGAAATGCTTTATGGTCTAcattaaacaaaactaatttataACCACCAAGTTccaaaatgtatacatttacagTAATTTACCTTATACAATGAAAAGCTGGTaccaggaaaaaaaattaaataatataaaataatggggagatctccaataaaaaaataaaagaatggatCGAAAACAAAAATTGTCCTGTTccgctttttgtttgtttgtccctTGTCCTTGTACCTACTGAGTGCACTCAAGTCCTACCACCTATTGAGGATAAGTGTCCATGGAAATGATGAGCCAATTTGGAAGAAGCAGGTCTCCCTCCAGAAAGTGTGCACAGGGCTGGTTCTCCAGTTGAAAAGAGTCTTCAAAAAACCAGTCTGCACAAATGTGTATCAAATTTACATTACATGTTACTATCAAATTTTACAGAAATTACTTTAGCTCTACAGCATACTgggtttcttttttccttttttcatacAACACATTTATGCTCCCTCAGTAATTtaacttttaacaaaaaaataaaaataaataaaatatatattttttccacacTATCAAAATACCAACTCGTTGAACAGTGAACAAAATTACAACTTTCTGGAacatacatacgtacatacatatatatattttaaccccTTTCACTGGAAGAGGGAAAATAGAGCTACATTTCACTGTGCAGTCAAGCACACAGACCGCATGGCCCCCATGGTTAGCAATTGCCAGCATAATGATTAGccctatacaggtgctggtcaacgaattagaataatttgaaatagtgcaatcatgaaattctttgaatgcattttttgtgcagaaagcaaatcaggtgttcaccgcacctgtcctactcgttagactaatcacagaactcgttacccgttaggccatttaactgtgacactgttgttttattgaattagaataatggagaaaccgtttcattgaattagaataaatgcttgaatttttgttttctgtgaagagtgttcactgtgcagtatagtcagggttgagtagaatttctaagttgtaaaatcaatcatgggtaagcagcgcgacctctcaaccggaatagtggctcaaattcaagcccttcgccaacaaggcttgacccaaactaaaattgctgagcagctcggcatcagccagtcttccatcTGCAAAGCTCttaagaaaaactgcagcaagcgcaccaactgttccggcgtctgaaaaacttctgctcgcgacaacaagcagctgagaaagatcgcagtcagcaaccggttcaagtccacttccgagctcaccgacttgtggaacaagcagaccggcgctgacgtctccagatcaaccacttaccgtcgtctgcgcgaactcggcttcaaatctcgcgttccagcagtaaaaccgatgccgaacaagaaacaaatggagaaacggctgaagtgggccaaagaacacggcgagtggactgctgaagactggcagaaagtggtcttcagtgacgaatcacgcttctgcatctccttcggtgaccaaggtcctcgtgtctggcgtcgtggtggcgaaacctacaaccacgagtgcgtgaaaagatccgtcaagtttccccagagcgttatggtctggggatgcatgtccgctcgaggtgtaggggaaactctgcttcctcaagaagactgtcagtgctgccgtatatcaagatgttctggaaacgttcctgattccgactgttgaggaacagtttggcgaagaagacttcatatttcaacaggatcttgcaccggcttatgcggcaaagtcgaccaaagattggttcactaaaaaacagcttgaagttttggcatggccggccaactcgcctgacctcaatgtcgttgaaaacctttgggccatcgtcaagcggaaaattcgagacagaaagcctactacgctggaccaactgaagcagaacatcgccactgcctgggaagctgtgagtgcggaaacttgcgacaagctggtcaaatcgatgccgcggagacttcaggcagtcatacaagccaagggggcagccacaaaatactgagaaagtgatgattgtaattataataaaaattattctaattcaatgaaacggtttctccattattctaattcaataaaacaacagtgtcacagttaaatggcttttggaaagctcagctgagcaaatttttttccaggtaacgagttctgtgattagtctaacgagtaggacaggtgcggtgaacacctgatttgctttctgcacaaaaaatgcattcaaagaatttcatgattgcactatttcaaattattctaattcgttgaccagcacctgtacagttCAGTACCATGCTTTAGTTTAACTGAACTATTTTCACACCAATGTCAACTATCATTATCAAAAAGGTTTTATAACCGTATCCTGACTGGTTTTAAGTGCTAGTTAGATCAAAACAactaaataatcaatatttgtgcTACAACTCCAGGAGGGGAACCAGGATTTGCTAGCTCAGATACAGGGTATTTTTCCTCTTTTGTACTCCATTGCTTGTCTCAGAAGATGGAAATAATTTGCTTGCTcatatttaaaggaaaaaatagcTCACTAGCCTATATTTAGAAGACAAAAGTGCATTACTTCCAAAAATTAGTATAAAAAAACTCCAAGTTGTCCTCACTGCAGTGTGTCACCCACTGAGTgtcaaaaaaatacaggaaagtagTCTACAGCTTCAACTAAGGTGGAAAGACCACAACAAAATCA
Proteins encoded in this window:
- the lpar2a gene encoding lysophosphatidic acid receptor 2a, with the protein product MPSEECEGLGQNVSFFYSQTNKTISEQWKSIDFVVVGLGVPVCFLIILANLMVMVAILVNRSFHYPVYYLLGNMAAADLFAGISYFNLIFHTGPWTITLSQQQWFVRGALIEMSLTASVLNLLAVALERHQTIFTMQLHSTMSNRRVLLLIVFIWVVAIIMGLVPTMGWNCVCQTSLCSTVAPLYSRSFLVFWALLNLLTFSIMVAIYTRIFVYVRRKNQSMTLCMVQDKTGDTLVSLMKTVSMILGAFVICWTPGLVILLLDGLNCSECQVLKYEKYCLVLAECNSLVNPIIYSCRDKEMRKTFKRILCFLCRRGIDPESEPPNVQSDTLKRERLLKEKYPENFTNTL